The window TAGGCCCGAACTCCGGAATTTCCTCTCCTATAGCCGGATTTTCCCCTGCAAAATTAATATGATCTTTTATAACCATTAAATCTCCGGGTTTGAGGGATGCATTAATTCCTCCTGCAGCATTTGTCACAATCAATGTGTTGATCCCCAGAAGGCCCATCACCCTAACTCCAAAAACCACTTTTGATATAGGGTGTCCCTCATAAAAATGAAATCTGCCCTGCATTGCTGCTACATCTTTACCTTCTAATTTTCCAAAAACCAGATTTCCCGCATGCCCTTTTACTGTTGAAACAGGGAATCCGGGAATATTTGAATAAGGTATTACTGTCTTATCCTCTATTCCTTCTACAACTTCTCCTAATCCGCTGCCCAAAACTATGCCAATTTTTGGTTGTGTATCTATCTTATTTTTGATGTGGTCTACAGCCTGCATTACTTCTTCTCTATAAGACATGTGGCATTCCTCCAATTATCATAAACTATATGTTATAAGCTCTTTAAGGCTTTTTCCATTCTTTAGCTTTTCGCAGCCGAGAAAATCGGCTACCGTTTGGCCCACATCAGAAAAACACGGCAAAGTGTTAAGGTTTACTGCCGGCTTTATCTTGCTTCCATAAATCAGGACGGGAATATATTCCCTTGAATGGTCAGTGCTTTCAGTGGTTGGATCACATCCATGGTCCGCGGTAATTATCAGCACATCTTCTTCTTTAAGTTTTGAAATTATTTCAGGAAGACGGGCATCAAATTCTTCTAAGGCTTTTGCATATCCTACAGGATCGTTTCCGTGTCCGTAAAGCATGTCGTAATCCACAAGATTTGTAAATACTAGTCCCCGGTCAAGCTCATTCATAGCTAAAATAGTTTTATTTATCCCATCTGTATTCCCATTTGTATGAATCGACTTAGTTATACCCTGTCCTGCAAAAATATCCCAAATTTTGCCGACGCCGATAACTTCCATCCCGGCAGCCAAAACCTTGTCAAGGAGGGTCTCGTAAGGGGGTTTTAGTGAAAAATCAGCTCTGTTATATGTTCTTACGTAATTTCCCGATGTACCGGTGAATGGACGTGCTATTACTCTTGCCACTGCGTGTTCTCCCTGAAGTATCTCTCTGGCAATTCTGCACATCTCATAAAGTCTTTCAAGTGGAATTATATCTTCGTGAGCTGCTATCTGAAATACAGAATCAGCCGAAGTATATACTATTGGGCACTTGGTCTTGACATGCTCATCTCCCAGCTCTTGGATTATTTGCGTGCCTGAGGCCGGCTTGTTGCCTAAGACTTTAGTGCCTGTTCTTTTTTCAAATTCTTCTATTATTTCTGGAGGAAAGCCATTAGGATATACAGGAAACGGCCTTTCCAGGACGACTCCCGCAAGCTCCCAATGTCCTGTAGTAGTATCTTTGCCGGGAGATTTTTCGGCTGCCTTGCCATATGCGCCAAGAGGCTTTTTTACCGGCGGCACTCCCATCACATCTATAATATTTCCAATGCCCAGCTTTTGCATGTTAGGCATATTAAGCCCGCCTACAGCCCGTGCTGTATTTCCCAGCGTGTTGCTTCCCTCATCTCCATATTTTGCAGCATCCGGCATTTCTCCAACACCTACACTGTCAAGCACTATCATAGTAACTTTTTTTATCATGATGACCATCCCTTTTTAAAACTTCGCTATTTTATCTCCTGTTATCTTCGCCCAAATAACCTTCCTTTTTTCGGTGGGCTTTAAGTCAAATTCAAAGGCTTCTTTTACTTCATCCTTCGCCCAGTCAAGTTTTGCTCTGTCATTTGCTAAAATTTTTGCAAAGACTTCGCCCTTATTTACTTCATCTCCCACTTTTTTATATATCCAAATACCCACTGCCGGATCTATCACATCATCCTTCTTTTGCCTGCCTGCTCCAAGTTTCATGGCTGTAGTGCCTAAACGCACTCCATCGATTTTGCTTACGTAGCCGTCTTGTGCTGCGGTAACTTCAAGTTCATATTTAGCTTGAGGAAACAGTGAATAATCCTGGATAACTTTCGGATTTCCTCCCTGGTTTTTTATTATCTCACTAAATTTTTCAAGTGCTTTTCCTGTGTCTATGCTATCTTTTAGTTTTGCCACGGCCTTTGATTTATCGCTTTCAATTTCAGCCATTCGCATCATTTCTGCAGCAAACTCAAGGCAAAGTGTAAGAAGATCCGGATGTCCGCTTCCTTTCAACACCTCTATTGCTTCTATAACCTCTATGGCGTTGCCGATAGCAAGACCTAGAGGCTGCTCCATATCAGTAATATAGGCTATAGTTTCTCTTTCCGCTCTATTTCCTATCTTTACCATTAAACGTCCGAGCTCTAAGGCATCTTCAAAGGTTTTCATAAAGGCACCGCTGCCAAACTTTACATCTAAGATTATTTTATCGGCACCACCGGCAATTTTTTTACTCATTATTGAGCTTGCTATAAGAGGCATGGAATCTACTGTTGCTGTTACATCCCTTAGTGCATAGAGCATTTTGTCTGCCGGCACCAGGTTCTTTGACTGGCCTGTTATTGCAGCGCCAATGGTGTTTACTGAATTGATAAAAGTTTTTGCATCCAGTTCGCAGCAAAATCCGGGAATTGATTCCAGCTTATCTATAGTGCCTCCCGTATGTCCTAAACCTCGTCCGGACATTTTTGCGATCTTTACTCCCACAGAAGAAGCAAGGGGAACTAAAACCAACGTAGTGGTGTCTGCAATACCTCCTGTAGAATGTTTATCCACTTTAATGCCTTTGATTTCAGATAAATCTACTGTTTCGCCTGAGTAAGCCATAGCCATAGTAAGATTTGTTGTCTCATCTTCGTCCATTCCTTTAAAATAAATTGCCATAAGCAGAGCCGATATCTGATAATCAGAAATGCTGCCGTTTACATAGCCGTCAATTACAAACTGTATCTCCTCTTTTGAAAGTTTTAATCCCCGCTTCTTTTTTTCAATAATATCTGTCATAAAAAACACGATATCACCGCCCATCCAAAAATTTATTTAATTTCTTGCACTACTTATTAAGCTGATTTTACGCCAAAAATCACAGACGAAATGCATAAGGTAAAAGTTCCTCTACGGTCATTGTTTTTATTTTGGAGCCATCTCTATTTGAAAGA is drawn from Tepidanaerobacter syntrophicus and contains these coding sequences:
- a CDS encoding purine-nucleoside phosphorylase, with product MSYREEVMQAVDHIKNKIDTQPKIGIVLGSGLGEVVEGIEDKTVIPYSNIPGFPVSTVKGHAGNLVFGKLEGKDVAAMQGRFHFYEGHPISKVVFGVRVMGLLGINTLIVTNAAGGINASLKPGDLMVIKDHINFAGENPAIGEEIPEFGPRFFDMTYAYDPELIETAKRVYEKNKVAYKEGVYAFLKGPSYETPAEIKMLSIIGADAVGMSTVPEVIAARQMNIKVFGISCITNMAAGISKNKLSHQEVIETSERVKKDFIKIISGAVAEM
- a CDS encoding phosphopentomutase, whose protein sequence is MIKKVTMIVLDSVGVGEMPDAAKYGDEGSNTLGNTARAVGGLNMPNMQKLGIGNIIDVMGVPPVKKPLGAYGKAAEKSPGKDTTTGHWELAGVVLERPFPVYPNGFPPEIIEEFEKRTGTKVLGNKPASGTQIIQELGDEHVKTKCPIVYTSADSVFQIAAHEDIIPLERLYEMCRIAREILQGEHAVARVIARPFTGTSGNYVRTYNRADFSLKPPYETLLDKVLAAGMEVIGVGKIWDIFAGQGITKSIHTNGNTDGINKTILAMNELDRGLVFTNLVDYDMLYGHGNDPVGYAKALEEFDARLPEIISKLKEEDVLIITADHGCDPTTESTDHSREYIPVLIYGSKIKPAVNLNTLPCFSDVGQTVADFLGCEKLKNGKSLKELITYSL
- a CDS encoding pyrimidine-nucleoside phosphorylase, which gives rise to MTDIIEKKKRGLKLSKEEIQFVIDGYVNGSISDYQISALLMAIYFKGMDEDETTNLTMAMAYSGETVDLSEIKGIKVDKHSTGGIADTTTLVLVPLASSVGVKIAKMSGRGLGHTGGTIDKLESIPGFCCELDAKTFINSVNTIGAAITGQSKNLVPADKMLYALRDVTATVDSMPLIASSIMSKKIAGGADKIILDVKFGSGAFMKTFEDALELGRLMVKIGNRAERETIAYITDMEQPLGLAIGNAIEVIEAIEVLKGSGHPDLLTLCLEFAAEMMRMAEIESDKSKAVAKLKDSIDTGKALEKFSEIIKNQGGNPKVIQDYSLFPQAKYELEVTAAQDGYVSKIDGVRLGTTAMKLGAGRQKKDDVIDPAVGIWIYKKVGDEVNKGEVFAKILANDRAKLDWAKDEVKEAFEFDLKPTEKRKVIWAKITGDKIAKF